Proteins found in one Haloferax litoreum genomic segment:
- a CDS encoding MarR family transcriptional regulator, with protein MVERISWFSPADYEILLFFDACDIGATSKVVAYNIDYNDVYVNKRMRVLEDAGFFTNDNGIYELTDFGRAFLNGEVEVSEVEALDESE; from the coding sequence ATGGTTGAGCGAATCTCGTGGTTTTCGCCGGCAGATTACGAGATTCTTCTCTTCTTCGATGCCTGTGACATCGGGGCGACCTCGAAGGTCGTCGCCTACAACATCGACTACAACGATGTGTACGTGAACAAGAGAATGCGCGTGCTCGAGGACGCCGGCTTCTTCACCAACGACAACGGAATCTACGAACTCACAGACTTCGGACGGGCCTTCCTCAATGGTGAGGTTGAGGTCTCCGAGGTTGAGGCTCTCGACGAGAGCGAATAG
- a CDS encoding tyrosine-type recombinase/integrase encodes MTANPARAIERLRERLDTSEDISEADAAVLRKMSNRIRILGPAEYSDHRHEFLLMRCVKLAEEVGGLADALDDRGTAEELVAWINTHQTNSAETNKDYRVALRMFGELATDGEGKPDSISWIPGGYPKNYDPAPEPGKMLRWDKDVQLMLDACHNYRDKALIALAWDAGPRSGELQDLSVGDITDHEYGLQATFNGKTGRRTVTLIPSVPHVRQWLSVHPGANDRNAPLWSKLSSADDITANRLRDILKDAARRAGVTRPVTPTNFRKSSASYLASQGVSQAHLEQHHGWKRGSSIAGRYIAVFGDATDREIAAAHGIDVEPDKPDPIAPLQCPRCTRETPREKDLCVWCGQALTQQGLEGVKEQEERLFRSAAEAEEFDLEDVAELRDLAESNPVLRRVFLGVD; translated from the coding sequence ATGACTGCGAACCCCGCACGCGCCATCGAGCGCCTTCGAGAACGGCTCGACACGAGTGAGGACATCAGTGAGGCCGACGCTGCTGTGCTCCGAAAGATGAGCAATCGCATCCGCATCCTCGGCCCGGCCGAGTACAGTGACCATCGCCACGAGTTCCTGCTCATGCGCTGTGTCAAACTCGCCGAGGAAGTCGGCGGGCTCGCCGACGCCCTCGACGACCGCGGCACAGCAGAGGAGTTGGTCGCGTGGATAAACACCCACCAGACGAACTCCGCAGAGACGAACAAGGACTACCGCGTCGCCCTCCGGATGTTCGGCGAGTTGGCCACCGACGGTGAGGGAAAACCGGACAGCATCTCGTGGATTCCGGGTGGCTACCCGAAGAACTACGACCCGGCACCTGAGCCCGGGAAGATGCTTCGCTGGGACAAAGACGTTCAGTTGATGCTCGATGCCTGCCACAACTATCGGGACAAAGCGCTCATCGCCCTCGCGTGGGACGCGGGCCCGCGCAGTGGTGAGTTGCAAGACCTCTCTGTCGGCGACATCACCGACCACGAGTACGGCCTGCAGGCGACGTTCAACGGGAAGACCGGCCGCCGGACGGTGACACTCATCCCGAGCGTCCCGCACGTCCGCCAGTGGCTCAGCGTCCACCCGGGCGCGAACGACCGCAACGCGCCCCTCTGGTCGAAACTCTCCAGCGCGGACGACATCACCGCAAACCGACTGCGAGATATCCTGAAGGACGCAGCACGACGCGCCGGCGTCACCCGTCCAGTTACCCCCACGAACTTCAGGAAGTCGTCGGCGTCGTACCTCGCCAGTCAGGGTGTCTCGCAGGCGCACCTCGAACAGCACCACGGGTGGAAGCGCGGGTCGAGCATCGCCGGGCGGTACATCGCCGTCTTCGGCGACGCCACCGACCGCGAGATTGCGGCGGCCCACGGTATCGACGTGGAACCGGACAAACCCGACCCCATCGCCCCGCTGCAGTGCCCGCGATGCACTCGCGAGACCCCGCGCGAAAAGGACCTCTGTGTCTGGTGCGGACAGGCGCTCACCCAGCAGGGGCTCGAAGGCGTCAAAGAGCAGGAAGAGCGACTCTTCCGCTCCGCGGCAGAGGCCGAGGAGTTCGACCTCGAAGACGTCGCCGAGTTGCGTGACCTCGCGGAGTCGAATCCGGTCTTGCGGCGCGTCTTCCTCGGCGTCGACTGA
- the trpB gene encoding tryptophan synthase subunit beta, with product MSDGDFEGYGGRYVPDVLDDSLQQLATAYDEISNTEEFQTEFRDLLEEFAGRSTPLYYARNLSDRYGADIYLKREDLLHGGAHKINNALGQALLASKAGKDRLIAETGAGQHGTATAMVGALFGLDTEIYMGKKDAERQRMNVFRMRLMGAEVNEVTRGDSGLADAVDAALEDFAQNIDDTHYLVGSVVGPDPFPRMVRDFQSVIGEEAREQFLERTGGLPDAAVACVGGGSNAIGLFHAFRDDDVAFYGAEGGGEGSSSKRHAAPLAKGKDDVIHGMRTRVIDDDVEVHSVSAGLDYPGVGPEHAMFRALGRAEYTGVTDDEALAAFRELSETEGIIPALESSHAVARAIQLAEEGDHETILVNLSGRGDKDMVTASEKFDL from the coding sequence ATGTCAGACGGAGATTTCGAGGGCTACGGCGGGCGGTACGTCCCTGACGTGCTCGACGACTCGCTTCAACAACTCGCAACGGCCTACGACGAGATTTCGAACACCGAAGAGTTCCAGACGGAATTCCGTGACCTCCTCGAGGAGTTCGCAGGGCGGTCCACGCCGTTGTACTACGCGCGAAACCTCAGCGACCGGTACGGCGCCGACATATACCTGAAGCGTGAGGACCTCCTCCACGGCGGAGCGCACAAGATAAACAACGCGCTCGGACAGGCACTCCTCGCGTCGAAAGCCGGGAAGGACCGACTCATCGCCGAGACGGGTGCCGGCCAGCACGGCACGGCGACGGCGATGGTCGGCGCACTCTTCGGCCTCGACACGGAGATTTACATGGGGAAAAAAGACGCTGAGCGCCAGCGAATGAACGTCTTCCGGATGCGCCTCATGGGCGCGGAGGTGAACGAGGTGACTCGCGGGGATTCCGGCCTCGCCGACGCAGTCGATGCGGCGTTGGAGGACTTCGCACAGAACATCGACGACACGCACTACCTCGTCGGCAGTGTCGTCGGCCCCGACCCCTTCCCGCGGATGGTGCGCGACTTCCAGAGCGTCATCGGCGAAGAAGCACGTGAGCAGTTCCTCGAACGGACGGGCGGGCTTCCAGACGCCGCTGTCGCCTGTGTCGGCGGTGGGTCGAACGCGATTGGTCTCTTCCACGCGTTCCGTGACGACGACGTGGCGTTCTACGGGGCCGAAGGCGGCGGCGAGGGGTCGTCGTCGAAGCGGCACGCCGCCCCGCTGGCGAAGGGGAAAGACGACGTGATTCACGGAATGCGAACCCGCGTCATCGACGACGACGTGGAAGTCCACTCCGTCTCTGCCGGCCTCGACTATCCCGGTGTCGGCCCGGAACACGCGATGTTCCGCGCTCTCGGTCGGGCGGAATACACTGGTGTGACGGACGACGAAGCACTCGCCGCGTTCCGCGAACTCAGCGAGACTGAAGGCATCATCCCCGCACTCGAATCCAGTCACGCCGTGGCCCGCGCCATCCAGTTAGCAGAAGAGGGCGACCACGAGACGATTCTCGTCAATCTCTCCGGTCGTGGCGACAAAGACATGGTGACAGCGTCCGAGAAGTTCGACCTCTGA
- a CDS encoding spondin domain-containing protein, with protein MTDKQFSTTRRTVLGLTGSGALTALAGCLGGVTIPAQATGNGDGGNAARTYRITVANLTTGQPFTPPVVVAHQASVELFSVGDPASDAIKEVAENGNLTPLGELAESLNEVRGAAIGETPLVPAELPASEMFPYATTLELETDASGAYLSFVSMLIGTNDGFTGLDTVPLPERVNESRSYFASSFDAGTEMNTEEYADMVPPAQALYGIDSEDTGTEGTGMSNPDLAEDGVITPHGGIVGDGDLDPAVYGWEDPVALVQVERMA; from the coding sequence ATGACCGACAAACAATTCTCGACCACACGACGAACCGTCCTTGGACTAACCGGCTCTGGTGCACTGACTGCACTCGCCGGGTGCCTCGGCGGTGTGACGATTCCCGCACAGGCGACTGGCAACGGTGACGGCGGCAACGCTGCCCGCACTTACCGCATCACGGTAGCGAACCTCACCACTGGCCAACCGTTCACGCCACCTGTCGTGGTCGCCCACCAAGCCAGTGTAGAGTTGTTCTCGGTCGGTGACCCCGCGAGCGACGCCATCAAAGAAGTCGCCGAAAACGGGAACCTCACGCCACTCGGCGAACTCGCGGAGAGTCTCAACGAGGTTCGCGGTGCTGCTATCGGAGAGACACCACTCGTTCCGGCCGAACTCCCGGCGAGTGAGATGTTCCCCTACGCGACCACTCTCGAACTGGAGACCGACGCGAGTGGTGCCTACCTCTCGTTCGTCAGCATGCTCATCGGCACCAACGACGGGTTCACTGGCCTCGACACTGTTCCACTCCCTGAACGCGTCAACGAGTCGCGGTCGTACTTCGCATCGAGTTTCGACGCCGGCACGGAGATGAACACCGAAGAGTACGCTGACATGGTTCCCCCTGCGCAGGCCCTCTACGGCATCGACTCCGAAGACACCGGCACGGAAGGGACTGGGATGAGCAACCCCGACCTCGCCGAAGACGGTGTCATCACTCCGCACGGTGGAATCGTCGGCGACGGTGACCTCGACCCAGCGGTCTACGGATGGGAAGACCCAGTGGCACTCGTTCAGGTCGAACGGATGGCGTAA
- a CDS encoding ArsR/SmtB family transcription factor gives MEKALWYLLTATRGGENRVRIIRTLSDQPLNANRLADELDVGYKTIRHHLDVLESHGVVESGGEKYGQLYFLTDQFEHSRDTFEEIAKHLD, from the coding sequence ATGGAGAAGGCGCTTTGGTATCTACTCACGGCGACACGGGGCGGAGAGAACCGCGTCCGTATCATCCGAACCCTCTCTGACCAACCGTTGAACGCAAATCGCCTCGCCGACGAACTCGACGTCGGTTACAAGACCATCAGACACCACCTCGACGTACTCGAATCGCACGGCGTCGTCGAATCCGGCGGTGAAAAGTACGGACAACTGTACTTTTTGACCGACCAGTTCGAACATTCGCGCGACACGTTCGAAGAGATAGCGAAACACCTCGATTGA
- a CDS encoding MFS transporter — MARLAADRSKEGAVPWQNRTVQVVLASTLLAPLGVPLVAPALPVVRDVFALSDAEASLLVSAYFLVGIVVSPFVGVLADSVGRKRVLVPALLVFSITGLACFFAPNYTVLLVLRAIQGTAAAALFVTTVTVIGDVFEGVQRNAVLGANIAVLSLGAAVFPVLGGALATVAWNTPFLAYVFGFPVALFAYVALDETVKYPPEEEHAPGEVDDTAVTTEQTGEYIRGVLSALTLGMGALLVTAFLTEFFLFGALVTALPFLLTALYDVGPLYIGIVLMVAEAGAIVAASANGRLARLLSNGRIITLGFVCYAVALAGVFLAPSAPFVIAAVLVFGAGLGLSMPAVDAAVSERVTQEFRAGLLGLRNSTTFLGRATGPVVFAAAATTVGYRPLMVVAAITLGAAAMVAAVSTRGSVPGIEVEPDI, encoded by the coding sequence ATGGCACGTCTCGCGGCCGACCGGTCGAAGGAGGGTGCTGTCCCGTGGCAGAACCGGACTGTACAGGTCGTCCTCGCAAGTACGCTCCTCGCACCGCTCGGTGTCCCACTCGTCGCACCGGCCCTTCCGGTCGTCCGCGACGTATTCGCCCTCTCTGACGCCGAGGCGAGTCTGCTCGTCAGCGCGTACTTCCTCGTCGGCATCGTCGTCTCGCCGTTCGTCGGCGTCCTCGCCGATAGCGTCGGGCGGAAACGCGTCCTCGTTCCGGCCCTGCTCGTCTTTAGCATCACCGGACTAGCCTGTTTCTTCGCGCCGAATTACACCGTGTTGCTCGTGCTACGGGCCATTCAAGGCACTGCCGCCGCCGCGTTGTTCGTCACGACGGTCACGGTCATCGGCGACGTGTTCGAGGGAGTCCAGCGGAACGCCGTTCTCGGAGCGAATATCGCGGTGCTCTCACTCGGCGCGGCGGTCTTTCCTGTCCTCGGAGGGGCACTGGCTACCGTCGCGTGGAACACCCCGTTTCTCGCGTACGTCTTCGGGTTCCCGGTGGCACTCTTCGCGTACGTTGCGCTCGACGAGACGGTGAAGTACCCGCCAGAAGAAGAACACGCGCCTGGAGAGGTGGACGATACCGCAGTGACGACCGAACAGACTGGTGAGTACATCCGGGGTGTGCTATCGGCACTGACGCTCGGGATGGGTGCGCTACTCGTCACTGCGTTCCTCACGGAGTTCTTCCTCTTCGGTGCCCTCGTGACGGCGTTGCCGTTCTTGCTGACGGCGCTCTACGACGTCGGACCCCTCTACATCGGCATCGTATTGATGGTTGCGGAGGCGGGAGCAATCGTCGCTGCGAGTGCGAACGGCCGATTGGCGCGTCTGCTCTCGAACGGACGGATAATCACGCTCGGATTCGTCTGCTACGCCGTCGCCCTCGCTGGTGTGTTTCTCGCGCCGTCTGCACCGTTCGTCATCGCTGCAGTCCTCGTGTTCGGAGCCGGACTCGGACTGAGTATGCCAGCGGTCGATGCGGCGGTGAGCGAGAGGGTTACACAGGAGTTCCGTGCCGGTCTCCTCGGGTTGCGCAATAGTACGACGTTCCTCGGGCGGGCGACTGGACCCGTGGTGTTCGCTGCCGCGGCGACGACAGTTGGATACCGCCCGCTGATGGTCGTCGCCGCAATCACGTTGGGTGCCGCCGCGATGGTCGCCGCCGTGTCGACGCGAGGGAGTGTACCGGGTATCGAGGTCGAACCAGACATCTGA
- a CDS encoding HVO_2523 family zinc finger protein, whose protein sequence is MDAPEGDACRIEAPKGRPCPFCGASMNHRHCKYICPEHGVVYDCSDTFW, encoded by the coding sequence ATGGACGCTCCTGAGGGAGACGCGTGTCGTATCGAGGCCCCGAAGGGCCGCCCGTGTCCCTTCTGTGGAGCGTCGATGAACCACCGCCATTGCAAGTACATCTGCCCCGAACACGGCGTCGTCTACGACTGTAGCGACACGTTTTGGTAG
- a CDS encoding phytoene/squalene synthase family protein encodes MVNESQVEAGKEIQQRTGKTFYFATRLLPERVRHATYVLYAFFRVADEVVDAEETAPPEQQRQRLERLRAEALGDVETDDPVLSAFAELRERYGIDPDDVNVFIDAMESDIDTDHYATYEQLEDYMDGSASAVGRMMTAVMRPDDPDAALPHATALGQAFQMSNFLRDVGEDVVERDRVYLPQTSLERHGVDVEQILALEFDECVAAVMQDELRRTESLYRDGVAGIEHLPADCQFPVLLSAVLYADHHRSIRNLGYDTLSTTPELGFSRKVALLVKTAAYWAVWRDPVAVFKAVSVVPYPDDDEFDADFGPGSTRVATSRNQGRLTGWIRSLNRWGSE; translated from the coding sequence ATGGTAAACGAATCACAGGTCGAAGCCGGAAAAGAGATACAACAGCGAACGGGCAAGACGTTCTACTTCGCCACGCGACTCCTCCCGGAGCGAGTCAGACACGCGACGTACGTCCTCTACGCGTTCTTCCGCGTCGCCGACGAGGTTGTGGACGCCGAAGAGACGGCCCCGCCAGAGCAACAGCGACAGCGTCTCGAACGGCTTCGTGCCGAAGCACTCGGTGACGTCGAGACGGACGACCCCGTGTTGTCGGCGTTCGCAGAACTCCGCGAACGGTACGGAATCGACCCCGACGACGTGAACGTCTTCATCGACGCGATGGAGTCTGACATCGACACCGACCACTACGCCACCTACGAGCAGTTGGAAGACTACATGGACGGGTCGGCGTCGGCAGTCGGACGGATGATGACTGCCGTGATGCGGCCCGACGACCCGGACGCGGCACTCCCGCACGCGACGGCGCTCGGGCAGGCGTTCCAGATGTCGAACTTCCTCCGTGACGTCGGGGAAGACGTCGTCGAGCGTGACCGCGTCTACCTCCCACAGACCTCGTTAGAGCGCCACGGCGTCGACGTCGAGCAGATTCTCGCCCTCGAATTCGACGAGTGCGTCGCTGCCGTGATGCAGGACGAACTCCGGCGAACGGAGTCTCTCTACCGAGACGGCGTCGCTGGCATCGAACACCTCCCGGCGGATTGCCAGTTCCCGGTGTTGCTCTCGGCGGTCCTCTACGCCGACCACCACCGGTCGATTCGAAACCTCGGCTACGACACGCTCTCGACCACCCCCGAGTTAGGCTTCTCGCGGAAAGTCGCCCTCCTCGTCAAGACGGCGGCGTACTGGGCGGTCTGGCGCGACCCGGTAGCGGTGTTCAAGGCTGTGAGCGTCGTCCCCTACCCCGACGACGACGAGTTCGACGCCGACTTTGGCCCCGGGTCGACGCGGGTCGCCACGTCGCGAAATCAGGGCCGTCTCACCGGGTGGATTCGGTCGCTGAACCGCTGGGGGTCGGAGTAG
- a CDS encoding alpha/beta fold hydrolase, protein MATVRTNDIDTYYEQRGTGPPLVFVHAAVLDHSQWEPQIAALSDEYTTYAYDVRGHGRTGGSPRRAYTIDLFADDLDAFITELDIDRPVLCGLSTGGCIAQVYAARHDERLRGLVLADTFTPDLLSFRERLQRSLLLRATIPPVRLVGYERVERVLNWVQERLGGTDATGDYENIEQLRADAPKMATDEFAKVIRAVATFHETDVDLSAIRVPTLVLYGEDELPFVRRHARILAQLPNCTVREVPDAGHASNLDNSDYFTQATREFLTGLVTKNALGSKQDSE, encoded by the coding sequence ATGGCAACCGTCCGGACGAACGACATCGACACGTACTACGAACAGCGTGGTACCGGACCGCCCCTCGTCTTCGTACACGCTGCCGTCCTCGACCACTCGCAGTGGGAACCACAGATAGCCGCACTCAGTGACGAGTACACGACGTACGCCTACGACGTTCGAGGGCACGGGCGAACCGGCGGGTCGCCACGACGAGCCTACACGATAGACCTGTTCGCAGACGACTTAGACGCCTTCATCACCGAACTCGATATCGACCGACCAGTTCTCTGTGGCCTCTCGACTGGTGGGTGCATCGCGCAGGTGTACGCGGCACGCCACGACGAACGGTTGCGTGGCCTCGTTCTCGCCGATACCTTCACGCCGGACCTGCTGAGTTTCCGTGAACGCCTCCAGCGGTCGCTCTTGTTGCGAGCGACGATTCCACCAGTCCGTCTCGTCGGATACGAGCGTGTCGAACGCGTCCTGAACTGGGTACAGGAACGACTCGGTGGGACCGACGCGACAGGCGACTACGAGAATATCGAGCAACTCAGAGCGGACGCACCGAAGATGGCGACAGACGAGTTCGCCAAGGTAATCCGTGCAGTCGCGACGTTCCACGAGACGGACGTCGACCTCTCGGCGATTCGCGTCCCCACACTGGTCTTGTACGGCGAAGACGAACTTCCGTTCGTCCGTCGACACGCTCGGATATTGGCGCAGTTGCCGAACTGCACAGTTCGTGAAGTTCCCGACGCGGGTCATGCGTCTAACCTCGACAACTCCGACTACTTCACGCAGGCGACACGAGAGTTCCTCACTGGCCTCGTAACGAAGAACGCCCTCGGGAGCAAGCAGGACTCGGAGTGA
- the cruF gene encoding bisanhydrobacterioruberin hydratase, translated as MADLRARLPRTRREAELALDELVRDNRFTISVFFPLNGAVLLVASAMTWLPAPLAFNAFLILLGTIVMRSPLIVGLLPLVTRRAAIAVAALTGYAYAIEYTGITTGWPYGWFYYGVDLGPTVAGVPIGLPVFFIPLVMNAYLLCLLLLGDRARNHVVRLVAVIATVLAMDVVLDPGAVALGFWEYYRLDADALLFYGVPLSNYAGWVISATIAVILLDWGFDSDALLERLAGTEFMLDDLVSFVILWGGINAWFGNWVPVVVAGLFGVGLLRTDRFDSDLLRIPRRFPWQS; from the coding sequence ATGGCTGACCTACGAGCGCGACTTCCTCGGACCCGCCGCGAGGCGGAACTCGCGCTCGACGAGCTCGTGCGTGACAACCGATTTACTATCTCGGTGTTCTTCCCCCTGAACGGTGCTGTCCTCCTCGTCGCCAGTGCGATGACGTGGCTTCCAGCACCGCTCGCATTCAACGCGTTTCTCATCCTCCTCGGGACGATTGTGATGCGCTCACCGCTCATCGTGGGACTCTTGCCACTCGTGACTCGGCGTGCGGCTATCGCCGTCGCTGCACTCACTGGATACGCCTACGCCATCGAGTACACCGGCATCACGACGGGGTGGCCCTACGGGTGGTTCTACTACGGCGTCGACCTCGGACCCACCGTCGCCGGCGTCCCAATCGGACTTCCGGTGTTCTTCATCCCGCTCGTGATGAACGCCTACCTGCTGTGTCTCTTGCTACTCGGTGACCGCGCGCGGAACCACGTCGTCCGCCTCGTCGCCGTCATCGCCACGGTCCTCGCCATGGACGTGGTCCTCGACCCCGGCGCAGTCGCACTCGGCTTCTGGGAGTACTACCGACTCGACGCGGACGCGCTCCTCTTCTACGGTGTCCCGCTGTCGAACTACGCCGGGTGGGTCATCAGCGCGACCATCGCCGTCATCCTCCTCGACTGGGGGTTCGACAGCGACGCGCTCCTCGAGAGACTCGCCGGAACCGAGTTCATGCTCGACGACCTGGTGAGTTTCGTCATCCTCTGGGGCGGCATCAACGCGTGGTTCGGAAACTGGGTCCCCGTCGTCGTCGCCGGTCTCTTCGGCGTGGGTCTGCTTCGAACCGACCGCTTCGACTCGGACTTGCTCCGGATTCCGCGACGGTTCCCGTGGCAATCCTGA
- a CDS encoding prenyltransferase codes for MNTDMATSSTTHGSLRDRLSYLLVLSRPRFWLYLAGPVVVGVAAAATTPADLFAPEALVLFAYFLVPANVFLYGVNDVFDVDVDEANPKKDDREARWRGDPVNLAIVVGSGVVGVGLFALTPQVAWPWLVAHFFLAVEYSAPPFRFKTTPFLDSVSNGLYILPGVAAYATIAGANPPVLAIAGAWFWTMGMHTFSAIPDIDPDREAGIRTTATVLGERWTYAYCAVTWGLAAAAFVLVDVRLGALLAAYPLVVLGIAFSGVDVDEAYWWYPLLNTVVGMLITFGALWSIVNG; via the coding sequence ATGAACACCGACATGGCGACGAGTTCGACGACACACGGCAGTCTCAGAGACCGACTGAGTTACCTGCTCGTCCTCTCACGGCCGCGATTCTGGCTCTACCTCGCCGGGCCAGTCGTCGTCGGCGTCGCGGCGGCCGCGACGACCCCTGCGGACCTGTTCGCACCCGAGGCACTCGTCTTGTTCGCGTACTTCCTCGTCCCGGCGAACGTGTTCCTCTACGGCGTCAACGACGTGTTCGACGTGGACGTAGACGAAGCCAACCCGAAGAAAGACGACCGAGAGGCACGCTGGCGCGGTGACCCGGTGAACCTCGCTATCGTCGTCGGGAGCGGCGTCGTCGGCGTCGGTCTGTTCGCACTCACTCCACAGGTTGCGTGGCCGTGGCTAGTCGCCCACTTCTTCCTCGCAGTCGAGTACAGTGCGCCGCCGTTCCGATTCAAGACGACGCCGTTTCTCGACTCCGTCTCGAACGGTCTGTACATCCTCCCCGGCGTGGCCGCGTACGCGACAATCGCGGGTGCGAACCCACCCGTCCTCGCTATCGCCGGGGCGTGGTTCTGGACGATGGGGATGCACACCTTCTCCGCGATTCCAGATATCGACCCCGACCGTGAGGCCGGCATTCGGACGACTGCGACAGTCCTCGGTGAGCGCTGGACCTACGCCTACTGCGCCGTGACGTGGGGCCTCGCTGCTGCCGCCTTCGTTCTCGTCGACGTACGTCTCGGTGCGTTGTTGGCGGCCTACCCACTCGTCGTCCTTGGCATCGCGTTCTCCGGCGTCGACGTGGACGAAGCCTACTGGTGGTATCCGCTGTTAAATACGGTCGTCGGCATGCTCATCACCTTCGGAGCACTCTGGAGTATCGTGAATGGCTGA
- a CDS encoding phytoene desaturase family protein has product MSLTFLQDCMNSVSDLDGLAGESVVVIGGGFGGLSTACYLADAGADVTLLEKNEQLGGRASTLERDGFRFDMGPSWYLMPDVFEQFFAYFGKRPEDYYGLTRLDPHYRIFFKDGDRVDMVPDLEENRAVFESYEPGAGEKFDDYLRKSERNYRIGMEHFVYTDRPNLRDYVDLDVLKNAWGLSLIGSMQDHVERYFDHPKLQQIMQYTLVFLGGAPNNTPALYNLMSHVDFNMGVYYPDGGLAGVVDAMVSLGEELGVDFHTDSPVAEIAGRRGGFAVRTEDGREFPCDLVVSDADYAHTEQELLPPEKRQYDEDYWESRTYAPSAFLLYLGVEGDVDALSHHTLVLPTEWDDHFEHIFDRPAWPEDPAYYLCVPSKTDDTVAPEGHSNLFALVPIAAGLEDTPEIRESYRDLVLDDIAENTGVDLRDRIVVEESFCVKDFTERYNSTKGTALGLAHTLTQTALLRPPHASKKVDGLYFTGSFTTPGIGVPMCLISGQLTAEEMAEDAR; this is encoded by the coding sequence ATGTCCTTGACGTTCTTACAAGATTGCATGAATTCTGTCTCGGACCTCGACGGACTCGCCGGTGAGTCCGTCGTCGTCATCGGCGGCGGGTTCGGCGGCCTCTCGACAGCGTGCTATCTCGCAGACGCAGGCGCCGACGTGACGCTGCTGGAGAAAAACGAGCAACTCGGTGGGCGGGCCAGCACGCTCGAACGCGACGGGTTCCGGTTCGACATGGGTCCGTCGTGGTACCTGATGCCCGACGTGTTCGAGCAGTTCTTCGCGTACTTTGGAAAGCGACCCGAGGACTACTACGGTCTCACCCGTCTCGACCCTCACTACCGTATCTTCTTCAAAGACGGCGACCGGGTGGACATGGTCCCGGACCTCGAAGAAAACAGAGCGGTGTTCGAGTCGTACGAACCCGGTGCCGGTGAGAAGTTCGACGACTACCTCCGGAAGTCCGAGCGAAACTACCGCATCGGGATGGAACACTTCGTCTACACCGACCGGCCGAACCTGCGTGACTACGTCGACCTCGACGTGCTGAAAAACGCGTGGGGACTGTCGCTCATCGGGTCGATGCAGGACCACGTCGAGCGGTACTTCGACCACCCCAAACTCCAGCAGATAATGCAGTACACGCTGGTGTTCCTCGGCGGCGCACCGAACAACACGCCGGCGCTCTACAACCTGATGAGCCACGTCGACTTCAACATGGGCGTGTACTACCCAGACGGTGGCCTCGCCGGTGTCGTCGACGCGATGGTCTCTCTCGGCGAAGAACTCGGCGTCGACTTTCACACGGACTCACCCGTCGCCGAAATCGCCGGCCGGCGCGGCGGGTTCGCCGTCCGAACCGAAGACGGCCGGGAGTTCCCCTGTGACCTCGTCGTCAGCGACGCCGACTACGCCCACACCGAACAGGAACTCCTCCCGCCGGAGAAGCGCCAGTACGACGAAGACTACTGGGAGTCGCGGACGTACGCACCCTCGGCGTTCCTCCTCTACCTCGGCGTCGAAGGTGACGTGGACGCACTCTCCCACCACACCCTCGTCTTACCGACCGAGTGGGACGACCACTTCGAACACATCTTCGACAGACCGGCGTGGCCCGAGGACCCGGCGTACTACCTCTGTGTCCCCTCGAAGACGGACGACACCGTCGCACCCGAAGGACACAGCAACCTCTTCGCACTCGTTCCCATCGCCGCCGGCCTCGAAGACACGCCGGAGATTCGCGAGTCGTACCGTGACCTCGTCCTCGACGACATCGCCGAGAACACCGGCGTGGACCTTCGGGACCGAATCGTCGTCGAAGAGTCGTTCTGCGTGAAGGACTTCACCGAACGTTACAACAGCACGAAAGGCACCGCACTCGGCCTCGCCCACACACTGACACAGACGGCGCTCCTCCGCCCGCCGCACGCCTCGAAGAAGGTGGACGGCCTCTACTTCACGGGGTCGTTCACCACGCCGGGCATCGGCGTCCCGATGTGCCTCATCAGCGGGCAACTCACCGCCGAGGAGATGGCCGAAGACGCGCGATGA